A stretch of Cicer arietinum cultivar CDC Frontier isolate Library 1 chromosome 5, Cicar.CDCFrontier_v2.0, whole genome shotgun sequence DNA encodes these proteins:
- the LOC101494488 gene encoding AP-4 complex subunit mu-like: protein MNYRITQPFKPPFRINALIEETGSLKAEVTIKVRAEFNSSINANTVLVQMPLPTFTARYLNFLSDNCTYDLSHS from the exons ATGAATTATCGTATAACTCAACCATTTAAGCCACCCTTTCGTATTAACGCATTGATTGAAGAAACAGGATCACTCAAG GCTGAAGTGACCATTAAAGTGCGAGCTGAATTCAACTCAAGCATCAATGCTAACACTGTTCTTGTACAGATGCCACTTCCAACATTTACAGCTCGgtatttaaattttctttctGATAATTGTACATATGATCTTAGTCATAGTTGA